In Gambusia affinis linkage group LG20, SWU_Gaff_1.0, whole genome shotgun sequence, the genomic window ttttaataaatgtttccagaggtcatgaaaggtcaaccagctgGTTCACATCaaggaaaccaaacaaaatacaaatactgtgtgcagcaaaaatgtttgttataatttaataaaaagttttccaatgtgaccaaaaacaaatccaaaaataattggTATAAATTAAGTTGATAAACTATTCCCTGCACACAAAGtctgtttgattttgtaaatgttggggccgattgacctctgacctcctcatttattaatgtctttaaaatcaTAGCGGCACAAACGCTGCACAAATGCCAATTGAGTTATATTTGAAGAAAgtgggagagaaaaacaaatctaagtGATGCTTCTGCGTCGAAATGCCAGAAATAAATCCAGAACCGATCAACCCTTCAGACACTGCAGCGCCAATCTGGAGCCTGTTTACTGACTACAAAACAATAAGTTAAATAGAAGAAGTGCTTAAAAGAACCGTCCTCAGAGCCCTttgaagaggagaaaactggAGCTCACCGCAAACAAACAAAGTCACCAGTTAATGTCGGTCTGGTTTCTACTGGAGCTTACAGAGATAAAGCAGCTGGTTTTCAGTAAATGATTCACTGATAACAAtggattatttcatttacaacatgggaaaaagtgaaataatctgccaattttTCCATCTatatgattgattgattgattgaagacAAGCTCTCATATCTTCATGGAAAGTTATTTTTACGTCAGTTTTGTCCCATTTCAGCTGTACCAAGATACtggaaaccaaacaaaatatttggtaagaaagaaaacaaaaacgactgattaatttgattaatcatgattaatcgattactacaataatcgattaatcatgattgatcatttcagcaacatttcaaataaaacaaaactgatttaagtAAAATTTCAGAAAGATATGAGCTTGTCTTCagtaaaaaaatcattaatgtCAATGAAAAGGTACTGgatcatttcaaaatgtcttcctatGAGTGAAATCATCTGTCAGTGAAACcaacacttttttattaatattaagaaacaactgacttaaaacaagctacagAGTTTCTCTTAGTTCAAgcttactaaaatatttgccactttctttttgtctggtagaaattgtacaaaaatacagagtaaaaaataagaaaactaacttCAATTAATCAGGTTAATTGTGATCAATTATTacaataatcaaataatttatcacgattaatcgtttcagccctacttaggaaaagacaaaactgacttcagTAAAATTTCAGCAGGACATGAACTCGTTTTAAAACTGATGAgaagattatttctcttatttcactcaaatggggaaaatgttttctcaacagtgaaattatctgccaatggaacaggtacattttcattaatattaataaattatattgagctACAAAGGCAGCTATAAGTTAGTTTTACTCAgacatttgcagtagaaactcaACCAAAATCAACgggtgacattttgtgtttttgcagtgcaggaacCGAACAGGAGCGAAACCGAAAGCTGAAATGGTAATACTAATAATTCCCAGAAGTCTGCTTCACTTATAGATCATTTTCTTCCCTCTGATAGAAATATCTGGCGTTTGGAGGTCAGTGGCCCCCCCACGTCTGTGCGCCACGGCCCCCCTCGGCGTCCAGCCCGTCTGAGGCGGGACAGTCTGTCTCCTCGTCCTTCGTCAGCGCCGCCTCCTCCTCTCGTTTCCGGCGCTCCAGCTCCCACTCCACGAAGGTGTCGAAGAGGCTGGGCCAGGCCTCGTCCTCGCTGTAGTTGCTCAGGTCCGACCCGATGGCCTGCGTGAAGTTCAGGAACATGTTCCACGTGTCTCTGGAGATGCCGCGCACGCCCGACGGGTTCTCGGCCAGGAAGTCCAGCCAGCGCTCCAGGACGGGCGGCATGTCCTGCGTGAAGACGAGGCGCCACAGGGCGATGGCGATGTCGCGCTGCAGCGAGCGCTGGCCCTCGTCGGCATCCAGGCCGAACTGGAAGGTGAAGCGGTACAGGTCCTTGAAGCTCTCCTCGCCCTGCGcctccagcagcaggaagggGAAGCGGGAGCAGATGCCCTCGATGCTGTCCGCCCCGATGGCCTTACAGCCCTCCACAAACTCCTTCCTGATGGGGAGAAACCAGACAGAGGATCAAACCGTCTGCAACGTTCAGCTGAGAAACACCAGGAAGGAAAAACGTTCCACAAAATATTACAGCCAACATCACCTTTGACCTTAAGACTTTACCAGGGTGAAGTCGTATTAAAGTTAGAATCAGAATCAGTTACAGTTCTGGGTTTTAATAAATCcttgaatagaaaaaaagttaaaaactcaatttcccGTCAGTTTGAAAACCTAACAATAGATTTATTTTCCCCAAAACAGAGGATATCATATCTATAATTTcaggatgtttattttataaaagtacaACAAACTCAGAATCAGTTACAATTTTTCACAttctttacagtttttatttatttcagttaaagaaaatgttttctcagttttcattagttttagttaactaATAAACTTTAGTGTCTGTGAGCTGATGTCACtttcaaatagttaaaataatagTTCTGTTATTTTTAGTTAACGGTTCAGGGTTTTACCGCCCGGTGGAGGCCCCCCCCCCGGTGGAGGCGCCGcgtgttttaaagtttaaaaatgtttaaaattaacaggaaatttaaaaataccacCAAGTTATTGgaagacattttcaacaaatggcTTAACACAAACATAAGATGACCAAACCAGCAGAGCTCAGCCTGGCGGGGTGTAATTAAAGCCTGGCGGGGTGTAATTAAAGCCTGGCGGGGTGTAATTAAAGCCTGGCTGCCCGCCAGGCTGATGAAACCCAGGGAAACCTGCTAAAACGACCTCGGCGCCGTACCGTGTAAACTTGCACATGGTGGCTGCCTGAAACTTCcaggccagaaccagaacccggaaCTCGGCCGGGTCGACGCAGAGGTCGTTGCAGAACCGCTCCATGCCCTCCTCCAAGATGGCGTCCTCCAGCTCGTCCTTGTAGCACGCGAACAGCTCGCCGATGCGCGCCATGGACAGCCCGTCGCCGTCCTCCCTGCACGGCTCCCTCATGGCAGAGGAGATGACGGGCGTCTCCATGGTAACCTCTAAGGCCTTGGTGCCATTCAGCAGCTCGCTGGTGGATTTGCCAGAGGGGGCACTGCAGTCGTCTTTGTGCACGCCGCCGCTGGCGCTGTCGACCCGCTTGTGGGACTTGGACGTGTTGTCCTTGTCTCCGCTCTTGCTGCCCAGAGACGACGTCGGGTTCTTACACTTGGTGACACACTGGCCCATTTCTCTCGTCTCTGTCCTCCTCGACGTCAGTCCCCGTCCGAACCGCCCAGACACCTCTTCTCTAGCCGGACGAGGTGCCTCAACATACCCTCAGGCCTGAGAGACAAACAGGTGCATGCTGGGAATCTCTGCAGTCAATCTCTTTATTCAATCAGagtaaaacacaacagaacTACCTTTCCCAGATCTGCCAAAAGCTTCAACTGTCCAACCTAAAAACcctgaaagagaaaaggagaaaaacatcaacttcactgaatttaggtctggacttggactaggccattctaacccTTTTATAGGTcctattatttaatttctctttgtgatcaataaagtattttttgaatcTCTCTGGCTGGATGCAAGTTTggacaataaatatataataatatgtATCACAATAAACATGTGATCAATGTCTGATATTTATTCTAATTTCTCTGGAATAAACCCAGAAATGTTAGGATTAGGCGTCTGATTCTCGCACTACCAGCAGTTTCTGATTTCTTTACCCAGAAAACAATCAGCCGCAATAAACGATGAGGATTTTTATAGGTGGATTCCAGATTTATGCGTCAGATCAGAACACGATGGCTTTGGGTGAACAGACAATAAAACGTAAATAATCCTATTTGTGGGATTATTATGGGGTTAAGTCACAATGTTCCCACGTTTTGGAGTGTTTTTCACCCACAGACTGTTTCTGTTTAAGTTCGTCGAGCTTCCTGGAGCTGTCAGCGTTTCGGCTCGTTCACCGAACAGATGATTCAGGATTTTCTCGGCTGGTTCTGGCCGCGCTCCAGACAAACGCAGATAAAACCTGGACTCATAAAACGGATTTTAATCACTAAAGTTGCAACATGATGCTGGGAGTTTCCTGGGTTTAGATGTGGGTTTGCATCAAGGCTGGATTAATCATGTGGTTCCGCTGGTTGGACCTAATCCGTGATTCAGAGCCGTTCCTGGGAAACATTCTGCAACGCACCAATGAAACATCAAGATTGCTCAACTTTGGTTGCAAAAGTTCATCCAGAATACTTttgcaaccaaaacattttatattttactgaactaaaaccacaaaccttCCACTTCGGTCAGATTGGATGAAGGGTAGGGGTcagaatttattgtttatcattaaCTTCTTATGATCAGAACTTTATTGCctcaataaatttatattaaagGGTCAgtatcaatttttaaaaaaaatctacttttttgatcttttatcatgttttcatatttttcccaATTCAAAAACTGGCCTGGAGCCTcaatgtttaagaaatcctctaatctccatagcaaccattcaaGTTGTTAAAACGCCTGGAtggacttagccccgccttcaaggtgcagctcctccccctctcagctcctccagactagccagaagcaattagcaaacatctgctgagctcataggagctgctggtaaaaacattaaagggttaatagaggagccatgttgggacaacttcctggaggcggagcttcagaaagagcaggagattttaaagagacggaggcccaatttcaaggtgttaaatcagaaagtcaaattttttaagtcatattttatatataaaagattcttataacaactgaaggtaacagttacttgactATGTCATAATTTGGCACTTTGTACCTGGAAAACAcctaatgctgcccctttatgttaaattaaaaacaaactgacagtATTATCAGAAATGCTATTTTTACCCTTTTCTCCATGAGAGCatcaaaaaatatcagaaaatgtgaaaacatgatttaatgCAGTCACTGTGGCTTATATAAATGACTCTTGGTTAAGTGTCTTTTGTCCTGAAGAAGCCAGATTTAAATCCAATGTTTTGTTCTAGAACAGTATTTGTGcctgcagaaacacattttttccatcttaGCTCATTAGATTAACtgacaataaatacattaaaaactaGTGTTTTTGTGAGTCcgctgctttattatttttattattaaattggatataatttcagatttttgtactTAAAAATAAGCTATAAATGTTATAGGTTAATTTTATAagataaagaaatgtattttttagagATGCACAgatataaacattaataaaaaatattcatatttgatATTACTGCCAGCTCAGCCATATTTACCAAAATTTTACTTGATTAATTATCATAATAATTAATAGATTCctttattactaaaataattgataacagcaatcagtttgtttacttattaattgaaaaaaagatgTGAAGTTTGAGgctgaaaatctgaatttattccCGGATTAAAGAACAAgaagacagttttcttttcagttaaCGTCAGAAAGCTGGACGTTGTTTTAACATAAAGTAACAGAAGGGGGTTCATATAATGTAAAACTGATGATAAGCTTTTATTACTTGTATCTTTTAGGGAACCGTCAGGCTGTAATCATAGCCGGTGTGTTTCAGCTGAATGAGACGaagatgatgacgatgatgatacTTACATAAAGTCTTTCAGAGGGCATCGTCTTTCAAATCTGCTCCATCATTGTGACCTTGACATCAGCAACGCTGCAAAGACACATTATCTTGTCGTCATAAGCAGAACGGGACACCTCATCATTCCCAAACCTGCAGGGAATATTTCCCTCATTTAGCCACAGTTCAACCCTAAACCTCTCCAAAAAAACATCACCACTGGTTTAAATCTGACTTACTGTGTGGCTTTGAGCAATTTTCTATGTCTCAAGTTTGAGGTTTCCTTCCTAACATCGTACACATTTCACAGCTCAAACACATGCTATTAATTACACATCAAGCTGCTGTTAAAGCTCAGCTCTAGTCTGTTTTGGATTGGTCCAGTGGTTTGGTCCATTCCTGATGCACAGAGGCGGTCTGACACCAAGTTGTCAGGGGGCCCAGGAACCGATCTAATAACTCAATCaaatttgcagtttttaaaaatacttttttcccccaatggGCTTCCATAGTTTAGGACAACCATCTAGTTTTACAGTTTGAATCTAGTTGGACTTTGAATTTATGTGAACTCCCAGAaggaatgattgaaataaatatttgttgttattagTATTTTCTtgagaagaaaatgagaaaaattaaacaaatcagaTTTGATCTGAAAAACAAGACCTTATTTTTAAAGGTATATAGCTCAGCCATTACAGCCATGGAGcccagaacaaaataaatcaaaggatAGCATTTCATCACTTAATATTAAATGAGACAGAGTCACTAGTGTGAGCTCTGATCTAGCAGGTGAAAACTGTCATTCTGTCTCaatacagctgaaaatgtgcaacACCTTCGTTTTTTTCCATTGTTAAAGTAAAACTCAGACCgtaaaaaatttaactgagacaaaaagtaaattagaaatgtttacaaatgtcataagaaatgaatttaataatttctccTCATAGAGGAGCGCTGGCCTCCCGTTGGCCCCCTTCTAGAAACGCCAATGCAGATACATTTAAAGGTATCCAGGATAATCTGCAGTGATCAATGCACCGGACATGTCGAGACACGTCTGCCTCAGTCCTAAACTGGCCAGCCTGAACGTCTGGAGGCCTACTTTTATCCACAACAAACCAGCACCATGTAACTCATCCAGACATCAGTTTAACCGGATTAGCTGGTCTGAAATCTGTCCGAGTCAAAGCACAGTTTCAATGTCAACATTTAACATCTGCAATACTGCTGTCAGCGGCTCACTTTGATCAGAAATCATCTTTTACGTCGTTTTAGGAAGTTAAGATtgctttaaaaaggaaaaagccgAGCAAAACCGAGTGATTCTAACAGCAAAAACAGCCCCAACTGAGATGTAAACAGCGCTTTT contains:
- the dcun1d3 gene encoding DCN1-like protein 3; its protein translation is MGQCVTKCKNPTSSLGSKSGDKDNTSKSHKRVDSASGGVHKDDCSAPSGKSTSELLNGTKALEVTMETPVISSAMREPCREDGDGLSMARIGELFACYKDELEDAILEEGMERFCNDLCVDPAEFRVLVLAWKFQAATMCKFTRKEFVEGCKAIGADSIEGICSRFPFLLLEAQGEESFKDLYRFTFQFGLDADEGQRSLQRDIAIALWRLVFTQDMPPVLERWLDFLAENPSGVRGISRDTWNMFLNFTQAIGSDLSNYSEDEAWPSLFDTFVEWELERRKREEEAALTKDEETDCPASDGLDAEGGRGAQTWGGH